A genomic window from Colletotrichum destructivum chromosome 7, complete sequence includes:
- a CDS encoding Putative cytochrome P450, with the protein MTVLGLLSERLASLPMSVWTAAIIVLAVVFKATYNLFFHPLRSYPGPLLWRASRFPYVIRYTQGQIPYDLKRLHAKYGPVVRIAPDELTYNCAQAFRDIYGRNKQANGETTLFNKDPILYSAVFAEHKALIDSDGDEHRPQKRTLAYAFSHQALVERGHIITGCIDRMIEGLNAHLASPSVSVDGSSAVVDIGAWTENALFDLGGQLTVGRDLNAIMSQGTVHPSLALFKRLFDWVQCYYLQFRRSPKILVNAVEGMPGFTGYDCVLPVKDVHDMVLKRMAEEKHAGGDNSGDFASYLMSRAKSEGLQDDKVWINCVHLILGTPEAMPSSIISTIYHLLTTPYAYAEAVKEIREVFKSSDEITAQDVQNLPYLLACFRETLRRRPTIPGTLTRQVPPAGAQICGKFVRGDTIVGVNQFATSRSASNFHDADSYRPERWLDPRPAEFENDDRDAFNPFGYGPRKCIARNLAHLTTQTFLAKLLWEFDMELDESSRNWDDQGLYVLARRGPLLVSLKRADH; encoded by the exons ATGACAGTCCTCGGGCTTCTGAGCGAGCGGCTGGCGTCGCTGCCCATGTCAGTCTGGACAGCGGCAATCATTGTTCTGGCCGTGGTATTCAAGGCGACATAcaacctcttcttccacccgCTTCGCTCCTACCCGGGACCTCTCCTGTGGCGAGCCTCGAGGTTTCCCTACGTCATCCGCTACACCCAGGGCCAAATCCCCTACGACCTGAAGCGCCTGCACGCCAAGTACGGGCCCGTGGTGCGAATTGCCCCCGATGAGTTGACATACAACTGCGCCCAGGCCTTCAGAGACATCTACGGGCGTAACAAGCaggccaacggcgagacCACGCTCTTCAACAAGGACCCCATCTTGTACTCAGCTGTCTTTGCCGAACACAAAGCGCTGATCGATtccgacggcgacgagcacAGGCCGCAGAAGCGGACGCTTGCCTATGCCTTCTCGCATCAGGCCTTGGTCGAGCGAGGCCACATCATCACGGGATGCATTGACAGGATGATCGAGGGCCTCAACGCCCATCTCGCGTCgccctcggtctcggttGATGGCAGTTCGGCCGTGGTCGACATTGGCGCGTGGACCGAGAATGCGCTCTTCGATCTCGGCGGACAACTCACGGTGGGACGCGACCTCAACGCCATCATGTCGCAGGGCACTGTTCATCCCTCGTTGGCTCTCTTCAAGAGGCTTTTCGACTGGGTGCAGTGCTATTACCTGCAGTTCCGCCGAAGCCCCAAGATCCTGgtcaacgccgtcgagggcatGCCGGGATTCACGGGCTACGACTGCGTGTTGCCGGTCAAGGACGTCCACGACATGGTCCTCAAGCGAATGGCCGAGGAAAAGCATGCAGGCGGGGACAACTCTGGCGACTTTGCTTCTTACCTGATGAGCAGGGCAAAGAGCGAGGGCTTGCAAGACGACAAGGTCTGGATTAACTGTGTGCACTTGATCCTCGGAACCCCAGAGGCCATGCCGTCTtccatcatcagcaccatCTACCACTTGTTGACGACACCATACGCATATGCCGAAGCCGTGAAAGAGATCCGTGAGGTCTTCAAGTCTTCGGATGAAATCACGGCTCAGGATGTTCAGAACCTGCCCTACCTGCTCGCTTGTTTCCGGGAGACGCTGCGCAGACGTCCAACCATCCCCGGAACTCTCACACGGCAGGTTCCTCCAGCTGGTGCCCAAATT TGCGGCAAGTTCGTCCGAGGAgacaccatcgtcggcgtcaacCAGTTCGCAACCTCTCGATCGGCCTCCAACTTCCACGACGCTGACTCTTATCGTCCCGAGCGCTGGCTTGATCCCAGACCAGCCGAGTTCGAGAATGACGACCGCGATGCTTTCAACCCGTTTGGCTACGGCCCTAGGAAGTGCATTGCGAGAAATCTAGCCCATCTAACCACCCAGACCTTTCTCGCCAAGCTGCTCTGGGAGTTCGACATGGAGCTTGACGAGTCGAGTCGGAACTGGGATGACCAGGGCCTCTATGTTCTTGCACGGCGGGGTCCGCTGCTGGTGAGTTTGAAAAGGGCGGACCATTGA